One genomic window of Actinoalloteichus hoggarensis includes the following:
- the argB gene encoding acetylglutamate kinase — MSGTDDPAVERDRLADAGAKAAVLVEALPWLQRFNGATVVVKYGGNAMVDENLKRIFAQDMVFLRLAGLHPVVVHGGGPQISTMLDRLGIAGEFRGGLRVTTPETMDVVRMVLFGQVGRELVGLMNAHGPYAVGISGEDAQLFTARRRGAVVDGVSVDIGLVGDVATVNPDAVLDIIRAGRIPVVSTVAPDVDGVVHNVNADTAAAALAVALDAAKLVVLTDVEGLYADWPDRSSLIDRLTAAELERLLPELDSGMRPKMEACLRAVRGGVPRAHVIDGRLAHSVLLEVFTSQGVGTMVIPEEGDR, encoded by the coding sequence ATGAGCGGGACAGACGATCCGGCAGTGGAGCGGGACAGGCTTGCCGACGCGGGTGCCAAGGCCGCCGTGCTGGTCGAGGCACTGCCGTGGCTACAGCGGTTCAACGGCGCCACGGTCGTGGTGAAGTACGGCGGCAACGCCATGGTCGACGAGAACCTCAAACGGATCTTCGCGCAGGACATGGTGTTCCTGCGGCTGGCGGGCCTGCACCCCGTGGTCGTGCACGGCGGCGGACCGCAGATCAGCACGATGCTCGATCGACTCGGCATCGCAGGAGAGTTCCGAGGCGGCCTGCGTGTCACGACGCCGGAGACGATGGACGTCGTCCGCATGGTGCTGTTCGGCCAGGTCGGCCGCGAGCTGGTCGGGCTGATGAACGCCCACGGGCCGTACGCGGTCGGCATCTCCGGCGAGGACGCACAGCTCTTCACCGCTCGGCGTCGGGGTGCGGTCGTGGACGGCGTGTCGGTCGACATCGGCCTCGTCGGCGACGTGGCGACGGTGAATCCCGACGCGGTGCTGGACATCATCCGTGCGGGGCGGATCCCGGTCGTCTCCACGGTCGCCCCGGACGTCGACGGCGTGGTGCACAACGTCAACGCCGACACCGCCGCCGCCGCACTCGCGGTGGCACTGGACGCCGCGAAACTGGTGGTGCTCACCGATGTCGAGGGCCTCTACGCCGACTGGCCCGACCGTTCCTCACTGATCGATCGGCTGACCGCGGCCGAGCTCGAACGGCTGCTTCCGGAGCTGGACAGCGGGATGCGGCCCAAGATGGAGGCGTGCCTGCGGGCGGTGCGGGGCGGCGTGCCCCGCGCCCACGTCATCGACGGACGCCTTGCCCACTCCGTCCTGCTGGAGGTCTTCACCAGCCAGGGCGTCGGAACGATGGTGATCCCAGAGGAGGGTGACCGGTGA